In Dyadobacter sp. NIV53, a single window of DNA contains:
- a CDS encoding DUF2281 domain-containing protein: MSDLTIHTKLETLPQELKNEVNDFIDFLIQKSTKSEEKIIPKFGSAKGKIKMSADFDAPLDDFKDYM, translated from the coding sequence ATGAGCGATTTAACCATTCATACCAAACTAGAAACATTACCTCAGGAATTAAAAAACGAGGTTAATGATTTTATTGATTTTTTAATTCAAAAATCCACTAAATCAGAAGAAAAAATTATCCCTAAGTTTGGAAGTGCAAAAGGCAAAATCAAAATGTCTGCTGATTTTGATGCGCCTCTGGATGACTTTAAGGATTACATGTAA
- a CDS encoding Uma2 family endonuclease, whose protein sequence is MAVVAQKYLSETEYLERERLAEFKSEYYKGEVFAMAGAKYNHNRITQNLSGIAYNFFMGKSCNTFSSDMRTHIPSNSLYTYPDFIIVCGKNEFLSSQKDTLLNPHVIIEVLSESTEAYDRGEKFQLYRDIPSLKEYVLINSRKLGMEVFLKNDEGSWVLSSEAYSMDKHIEIRSVNLTLPVRDVYRDTEDLGGHFI, encoded by the coding sequence ATGGCTGTAGTAGCGCAAAAATATCTTAGTGAAACTGAATATTTGGAAAGAGAACGCCTTGCCGAATTCAAAAGCGAATATTATAAGGGTGAGGTATTTGCAATGGCAGGTGCAAAATATAATCATAACAGAATTACACAAAACCTTTCAGGCATAGCGTATAATTTTTTTATGGGTAAGTCATGCAATACTTTTTCCAGTGACATGCGAACACACATACCCTCAAATAGCCTCTATACCTATCCTGATTTCATTATTGTTTGTGGAAAGAATGAATTTTTGAGTAGTCAAAAGGACACGCTGCTAAATCCCCACGTAATCATAGAAGTGTTGTCTGAAAGTACTGAGGCATATGACAGAGGAGAGAAGTTTCAACTCTACAGAGATATTCCTTCATTAAAAGAATACGTACTGATTAATTCCCGTAAACTTGGTATGGAGGTTTTTTTGAAAAATGACGAGGGCTCCTGGGTGCTTTCATCAGAGGCTTATTCTATGGATAAACATATAGAAATACGCAGTGTGAACCTGACATTGCCTGTTCGGGATGTTTATAGAGATACGGAAGATCTCGGTGGGCACTTTATTTAA
- a CDS encoding FtsX-like permease family protein, with protein MDFLLQPVNDIHFDTKMNNYAGRSISKGMIWTMILVGIFILITACVNFVNLATAQALRRSREVGVRKVLGSTRGQLLRQYFSETGIITFLSVVLALVVSQLVLPYVSNVLNINSKGVMFFTDPIVLTFLAFLTVLTTILAGFYPAMVVSGFQPILALKGKMKSGGNNQANLRRGLIVLQFTISQVVLIGTVIAYNQMKYFKTMDVGFEKDEIVNVAIPEPGFDKMEALKAKLASESGIKSMTLSSFTPMSQSNWQTGFKFENDTEFLKFEVVMRPADTAYVKTYGMEMVAGRMYLPADTMREYVVNEAFVKAMGMKNPEEIIGKRMAIGGSDYKLPIVGVIRNFNTYSLHREIIPCVLTTEKSNYYNLGIKLSKNADSKQLERIEKAWSSTYPDYLFKYTFYDETLNNFYAKEEKLFSLFRILAGIAIFIGCLGLYGVVAFMVESRTKEMGIRKAIGATAFNIFGLFSVDFVKLVVIALVIASPVAWYGMQEWLKDFTYKVDINWWVFALTGFAVIAIALITISFQSIRAALMNPVKALRSE; from the coding sequence ATGGATTTTCTACTGCAGCCGGTAAATGACATTCATTTTGATACAAAAATGAACAATTATGCCGGGCGTTCTATCAGTAAAGGAATGATCTGGACGATGATCCTCGTTGGAATTTTTATATTGATAACGGCATGCGTCAACTTTGTAAATCTGGCCACCGCACAAGCGCTCAGACGTTCGCGGGAAGTTGGTGTCCGTAAGGTGCTTGGAAGCACTCGTGGACAATTGCTCCGTCAGTATTTTTCGGAAACCGGGATCATTACATTTTTGTCGGTCGTTCTGGCGTTAGTTGTATCCCAACTCGTATTGCCCTATGTATCAAACGTGCTGAATATCAATTCGAAAGGTGTAATGTTTTTTACGGATCCTATCGTTTTGACATTTCTTGCTTTCCTCACCGTTCTTACCACAATTTTAGCGGGTTTTTATCCGGCGATGGTAGTTTCAGGTTTCCAGCCAATACTGGCTTTAAAAGGTAAAATGAAGTCAGGTGGAAATAATCAGGCTAATCTGCGTCGCGGACTTATTGTACTTCAGTTTACAATCTCGCAGGTAGTGCTGATCGGCACTGTGATTGCTTACAATCAGATGAAATATTTCAAAACCATGGATGTAGGTTTTGAAAAAGATGAGATCGTAAACGTCGCAATTCCTGAGCCAGGCTTTGACAAAATGGAAGCGCTTAAAGCAAAACTTGCGTCGGAATCGGGTATAAAATCAATGACATTAAGTTCTTTTACACCGATGTCTCAAAGCAACTGGCAAACGGGCTTTAAGTTTGAAAATGATACTGAATTCCTGAAATTTGAAGTAGTAATGCGACCGGCAGATACAGCTTATGTGAAAACTTACGGTATGGAAATGGTTGCCGGCAGAATGTATCTTCCGGCTGATACGATGCGGGAATATGTTGTTAATGAAGCATTTGTAAAAGCCATGGGAATGAAAAACCCGGAAGAGATTATTGGCAAACGAATGGCAATTGGTGGCTCCGACTACAAGCTGCCGATTGTGGGTGTTATCAGGAATTTTAATACATACAGTCTTCACCGCGAGATCATTCCCTGCGTACTGACCACTGAAAAAAGTAATTATTATAATCTGGGAATCAAACTTTCAAAAAATGCGGACAGCAAACAACTTGAAAGAATTGAGAAAGCATGGTCGTCCACTTATCCTGATTATCTATTCAAATACACATTTTACGACGAGACATTGAATAACTTTTACGCCAAAGAAGAAAAGCTGTTTTCACTGTTCAGGATCCTGGCGGGAATTGCCATTTTCATTGGTTGTCTGGGTTTGTACGGCGTGGTGGCTTTCATGGTAGAATCTCGCACCAAAGAAATGGGAATCCGCAAAGCCATTGGTGCAACAGCGTTCAACATATTCGGGCTATTTTCAGTCGATTTCGTAAAGTTGGTTGTAATAGCACTTGTAATCGCTTCACCTGTTGCCTGGTACGGAATGCAGGAATGGCTTAAAGATTTTACTTACAAGGTCGACATCAACTGGTGGGTATTCGCTTTGACTGGTTTTGCGGTAATCGCTATTGCGTTAATCACGATCAGTTTCCAAAGCATCAGAGCAGCTTTGATGAATCCGGTGAAAGCGTTGAGGAGTGAGTGA
- a CDS encoding ABC transporter permease translates to MFKNYLKIAFRNIWKSKGYAFINIVGLSVAFCVSVFLFLTAYFQLTFDNFHADGDRIYQPYFFSNDPEKADKTTTMPFPLTTALKAEFPEIEGITRIVNGSDVVEYKGKYFDKQVKFIDPDFLKIFSFPLVKGNKDMALRDLSSIIMSENMAKAIFGTEDPMGKTVQLGLGMNKKQYVVTGVLGDFPENSSIQFDAFVRSENANGYQSQKDAWDSRSHVVYLKLSPNTDRDSFEKKLKPFAQKYLAENFTSLKKKGAKPDERGDIFAIRLQKMANVHFGTELVTGGSTPVALVYALMGIAFFILLIACINFINLNVARSFIRAREVGVRKSLGALKNQLFVQIWGEAAVICFVGFLVGVILATLLLPTFNATFKSKLTLDYMLKPDKIALILGIFVLVTTLAGGYPAWQMSKFNAVEVLKGKVTLKKPGILRNSLIITQFTLSSLLICCTIIAVQQVNHLRNQPLGFQKEQVISIPVGNKIDGKQAMQRVRNKLASDPSILGITGSAVNLGVGTDGSTSRSVIGFTYKEKEVLTDWLGVDYEYLKTLNIKLLGGREFDPAYPADSLDRVVVTESMAKMIGEPEPVGKYFQTDTAGAKIQIIGVIPDFNLYSTKSDKMPITIHLSHSPSYIFIRVTPQSLKVSMDKLKAVWKEVAPESEFKGSFMDENTDNWYKEEERLSQVFSLASGIAILLSCLGLFAVALIVIEQRTKEIGVRKVLGASISNLVFVLSQDFVKMVLVAIVIATPLAWFFMQKWLDNYPYRIEINPLIFVGVGLAAIFVAVATVSFQSIKAALMNPVKSLKSE, encoded by the coding sequence ATGTTCAAAAACTATCTCAAAATCGCGTTCCGTAATATCTGGAAAAGTAAGGGTTATGCTTTTATCAATATTGTTGGACTTTCTGTTGCATTTTGCGTCAGCGTTTTCCTCTTTTTGACGGCTTATTTTCAGCTCACTTTTGATAATTTCCACGCGGATGGTGACCGTATTTATCAGCCTTATTTCTTTTCGAATGATCCTGAAAAAGCCGATAAAACTACCACCATGCCCTTTCCACTCACTACGGCACTCAAAGCAGAATTTCCGGAGATTGAGGGAATAACGCGTATTGTAAATGGAAGTGATGTGGTGGAATACAAGGGCAAATATTTTGACAAGCAGGTCAAATTTATAGATCCTGATTTTTTGAAAATTTTCTCATTTCCACTTGTTAAGGGCAATAAGGATATGGCGCTAAGGGATTTGAGCAGCATTATCATGAGCGAGAATATGGCGAAAGCTATTTTCGGTACAGAAGATCCTATGGGAAAGACTGTACAGCTTGGCTTGGGAATGAATAAAAAACAGTACGTAGTTACCGGCGTTTTAGGTGATTTCCCTGAAAATTCTTCTATACAATTTGATGCATTTGTAAGATCAGAAAACGCAAATGGTTATCAGTCCCAGAAGGACGCCTGGGATTCACGTTCGCATGTAGTATATCTGAAACTGTCACCGAACACGGACCGGGACAGTTTTGAAAAGAAACTTAAACCTTTTGCACAAAAGTACCTGGCTGAAAATTTTACCAGTCTCAAAAAGAAAGGCGCCAAACCTGACGAACGCGGAGACATATTCGCCATAAGATTACAAAAAATGGCCAATGTGCATTTTGGTACTGAATTAGTAACTGGTGGAAGCACGCCAGTTGCATTGGTTTATGCATTAATGGGTATCGCATTCTTTATACTACTGATCGCGTGTATCAATTTTATCAATCTCAATGTTGCCCGGTCCTTTATCAGAGCAAGAGAAGTAGGGGTCAGAAAATCTCTGGGAGCATTAAAGAATCAACTATTTGTCCAGATATGGGGCGAAGCTGCGGTTATTTGTTTTGTTGGATTTCTCGTAGGTGTTATTTTGGCGACGCTATTGTTACCTACTTTCAACGCTACGTTCAAATCGAAACTGACGCTTGATTACATGTTGAAGCCCGACAAGATTGCGCTGATTCTGGGAATATTTGTATTGGTTACAACCTTGGCGGGTGGTTATCCTGCTTGGCAAATGTCAAAGTTCAATGCCGTGGAAGTGTTGAAGGGAAAAGTGACTTTGAAAAAACCGGGTATCTTACGTAATTCTCTGATCATCACACAATTCACGTTGTCAAGCTTATTGATTTGCTGCACCATCATTGCTGTTCAGCAGGTGAATCACTTGCGTAATCAACCACTTGGCTTTCAAAAGGAGCAGGTAATCAGTATACCAGTCGGAAACAAAATAGATGGAAAGCAAGCTATGCAAAGAGTAAGAAACAAACTTGCTTCTGATCCTTCAATTCTGGGTATAACCGGCTCAGCAGTTAACCTTGGTGTAGGAACCGATGGCAGTACGTCCAGGAGTGTTATCGGATTTACATACAAAGAAAAAGAAGTATTAACGGACTGGCTTGGAGTAGATTATGAATATCTAAAAACGCTGAATATCAAATTGCTTGGCGGCCGTGAATTTGATCCGGCTTATCCTGCCGACTCGCTGGATAGGGTTGTTGTTACGGAAAGTATGGCTAAAATGATAGGAGAGCCGGAACCCGTTGGCAAATATTTTCAAACTGATACGGCAGGCGCGAAAATACAGATCATTGGTGTCATTCCTGATTTTAATTTGTACTCTACTAAAAGTGACAAGATGCCTATTACAATTCACCTGTCACATTCACCAAGCTATATATTTATCCGTGTTACACCGCAAAGTCTGAAAGTGTCAATGGATAAACTCAAAGCTGTCTGGAAAGAAGTAGCGCCAGAATCGGAGTTTAAGGGTTCGTTTATGGACGAGAATACCGACAACTGGTATAAGGAAGAGGAAAGGCTTTCACAGGTATTTAGTCTGGCTTCGGGGATAGCAATTTTACTTTCATGCCTTGGTTTATTTGCGGTGGCGCTTATAGTTATTGAACAGAGAACCAAAGAAATAGGGGTTCGAAAAGTACTGGGCGCAAGTATTTCAAATCTGGTGTTCGTACTGTCGCAGGATTTTGTAAAAATGGTATTAGTGGCCATTGTAATTGCCACGCCGCTGGCCTGGTTTTTTATGCAAAAATGGCTTGATAATTATCCGTATCGCATTGAAATAAATCCTTTGATATTTGTCGGAGTAGGTTTGGCGGCGATTTTTGTGGCTGTTGCTACGGTGAGCTTTCAGAGTATTAAGGCTGCTTTGATGAATCCGGTGAAGAGTTTGAAGAGCGAGTGA
- a CDS encoding type II toxin-antitoxin system VapC family toxin produces the protein MNFLLDTHTLLWFINGDLELSKEARDIIENPNHTKFISIATFWEIAIKISIGKLQLDMPFQELEIHASKNGFQLLPITFQHTQQIITLPLHHKDPFDRIIIAQASCDGLSIIGKDPHFVNYDVTVNW, from the coding sequence ATGAATTTTTTGTTAGACACACACACTTTGCTTTGGTTTATAAATGGTGATCTGGAACTTTCGAAAGAAGCAAGAGACATTATCGAGAATCCTAATCATACCAAATTTATTAGTATTGCTACATTCTGGGAAATCGCGATCAAAATAAGCATAGGAAAATTACAACTTGATATGCCATTTCAGGAACTTGAAATTCACGCCTCCAAAAATGGTTTCCAATTATTGCCAATTACGTTTCAACATACACAACAAATAATAACGCTTCCATTACATCACAAGGATCCTTTTGACAGAATCATAATTGCTCAGGCAAGTTGCGATGGTCTTTCAATAATTGGCAAAGATCCACACTTTGTCAATTATGATGTTACCGTGAACTGGTAA
- a CDS encoding ABC transporter permease, with the protein MIKNYLITSFRNLRRNWNFTVINVTGLTLGLACCLLIFFTVRYELSFDAHQKNVDQLYRLVQHFKKRGEKGFNPGMPLPVLAALKNDFPEIKNQVACTYAIKETLITIDKKGNKKKISDPFYAISFIAPEFFNMLDYKWLKGSPSTSLTSPGSVVLTETQAKKYFGNDEPMGKTIRVNNHMNFVVTGLLADPPLTTNFPFQTMLSFSSLKEYGAFTNWDDWASTYGGGQVYLKLPQSITQQKFEKQLLGI; encoded by the coding sequence ATGATTAAAAACTATCTGATTACTTCTTTTCGCAATCTCCGCCGTAACTGGAATTTTACGGTGATCAATGTCACAGGACTTACACTTGGATTAGCATGCTGTCTGCTGATCTTTTTTACCGTGCGATACGAGTTAAGTTTTGATGCACATCAAAAAAATGTTGACCAGTTATATCGCCTGGTTCAGCACTTCAAGAAACGGGGTGAAAAAGGTTTTAATCCGGGAATGCCGCTTCCGGTCCTGGCTGCACTTAAAAATGATTTTCCGGAGATTAAAAATCAGGTTGCGTGCACGTATGCAATAAAGGAAACGCTGATCACAATTGATAAAAAAGGCAATAAAAAGAAGATCTCTGATCCTTTTTATGCTATTTCATTCATTGCTCCTGAATTTTTCAATATGCTTGATTACAAGTGGTTAAAAGGTTCCCCTTCCACTTCACTGACAAGCCCGGGCTCTGTGGTTTTGACTGAAACACAGGCAAAAAAATACTTTGGAAACGACGAGCCAATGGGGAAAACCATCCGGGTAAACAATCATATGAATTTCGTTGTAACCGGCTTGTTAGCTGATCCACCGCTCACTACAAATTTCCCGTTCCAAACGATGTTGTCTTTTTCGTCATTGAAAGAATATGGCGCATTTACCAACTGGGACGACTGGGCTTCTACTTATGGGGGCGGACAAGTGTATTTGAAATTACCTCAATCCATAACTCAGCAGAAGTTTGAAAAGCAACTACTAGGCATTTAA
- a CDS encoding ion channel, producing the protein MAKQSSQTKHNSIDNTGFSPNSSAEGGRLTNKDGRINLRKTGIPFYERISVYHSLLRMSQLTFTATVFAIYTTINLFFAALYYTIGVDKLAGTTPVGSFIEDFLQAFFFSSQTLTTVGYGHISPVGFITNVVASLESFMGIMSFALVTGMFYARFSRPKAYILFSSHFLIAPFKGGRALMFRVATYKNNHLTDAEALVTMAVHVQENDKTVTKFFPLTLDISRINSLALSWTLVHPIDEKSPLSDYSEQDFIDSRIELMITIKAFDDHFSNTVQQRTSYIQDEMIYGARFLPMYARSDDETYTHLMLDKIDLHEKAELPQ; encoded by the coding sequence ATGGCCAAACAATCATCACAAACAAAGCACAATTCCATTGACAATACCGGTTTCAGCCCGAACAGCAGCGCTGAAGGTGGCAGGCTGACTAACAAGGATGGCCGGATCAATCTGCGGAAAACTGGTATTCCTTTTTACGAAAGGATCAGCGTTTATCACTCCTTACTACGCATGAGTCAGTTGACGTTTACGGCGACTGTTTTTGCTATTTATACGACTATCAACTTATTTTTCGCTGCATTATATTATACGATAGGCGTCGACAAGCTTGCAGGAACTACACCTGTCGGAAGCTTTATTGAAGATTTTCTGCAGGCATTCTTTTTCAGTTCCCAAACCTTAACAACAGTCGGCTACGGGCATATCAGTCCGGTTGGATTTATTACAAACGTTGTCGCTTCTCTTGAATCGTTCATGGGAATTATGTCTTTTGCATTGGTTACGGGAATGTTTTATGCCAGATTCTCGCGGCCAAAGGCATATATTCTATTCAGTTCGCATTTCCTGATCGCTCCGTTCAAAGGCGGAAGAGCCTTGATGTTTCGCGTAGCAACATATAAGAATAATCATTTGACGGATGCAGAAGCGCTTGTAACCATGGCGGTTCACGTTCAGGAAAATGACAAAACGGTGACTAAATTCTTTCCTTTAACGCTTGATATCAGTCGTATTAATTCACTTGCTTTGAGCTGGACACTTGTGCATCCAATTGATGAGAAAAGTCCGCTAAGCGACTATTCCGAACAGGATTTTATCGACTCCCGAATTGAACTAATGATTACCATTAAAGCATTTGACGATCATTTCTCAAACACTGTTCAGCAACGAACTTCGTACATCCAGGATGAGATGATTTATGGAGCCCGTTTTCTTCCTATGTATGCAAGATCTGACGACGAAACCTATACCCACCTGATGCTTGATAAAATTGATCTGCACGAGAAAGCGGAGCTGCCTCAATAG
- a CDS encoding type II toxin-antitoxin system VapC family toxin codes for MGKRYLLDTNTIIDFCAFLLPPESHKQIAQIIDNEPVISVVNKIELLSFSSVPVEIIWLVENAIVINLDEQIVNRTILIRKTYKIKLPDAIIAATVLEYDLTLLYRNLSDFERIIHLEVHNPHIFKEFI; via the coding sequence ATGGGAAAGAGATATCTTTTAGATACAAACACCATCATTGATTTTTGTGCTTTTTTGCTTCCACCTGAATCACACAAACAAATTGCTCAAATTATTGACAATGAGCCTGTTATTTCTGTTGTCAACAAAATTGAATTGTTATCATTTTCTTCTGTTCCGGTTGAAATTATCTGGTTGGTAGAAAATGCAATTGTAATTAATTTAGACGAACAGATTGTAAATCGGACTATTTTAATTCGTAAAACTTATAAAATTAAACTTCCTGATGCGATAATCGCCGCAACGGTTCTTGAATACGATTTAACCCTTCTTTACAGAAACCTCAGTGATTTTGAAAGAATCATTCATTTAGAGGTGCATAATCCACATATTTTCAAAGAATTCATTTGA
- a CDS encoding ABC transporter permease: MIKNYLKIAWRNLLKSKLFSFINVFGLSVGMTCCMLLLLYILSEVSFDKHQEHAGELYLVRSENVRFSGEKMDNPRAPAPYAGALKQEFPEVVQVTRAWMNFLENKTLLKVMDSGKTVKSVFETKGAHVDSTFFDMFSYQFVEGDPKTALNDPHSVVLSEDVASKLFGNESALNKTINVGGTDGNAENFKVTGVYKDESARSHFDARYFMPMMSGWVGNYMREGNHDFSNNNMFYTYIRVKPGTDPDKFNKKLPAFVDKYAGKDTKAAGYTKHMSLLAVTDIHLFNKITDIITPTTSSTYLYVLASIAIFTLLIACINFMNLATARSAKRAAEVGIRKVMGAGKGGLIGQFLGESMVLTFLALIFAVVSVVLFLPLFNQLSDKTLLVSDLFKPEIVVAFIVLAILTGLLSGSYPAFYLSVFNPLDVIKGKFVNSVSATALRRGLVVFQFVISIGLVVATMVIQGQISFMRDQPLGFTKDQQIVIPLRSEQAKKAYSSLQNEILQNNQIASASGTSYYPGIKNPSDMSVYRSDQSMNEGSIVKTNWVAPDFMKTMGFEMAAGRMLSAEFPGDTNFKMVVNEATIRKFGIPLDKAVGSKLNFNQDEGKSQGIEIVGVVKDFHFADLHQAIEPYALFPQFNNDFNYIIAHVNTAEVGKVLPFLETKWKSMVPDEPFSYSFLNEDFQRNYTADARTARIVNSFTIISILISCLGLFGLATFAAQQRIKEIGVRKVLGASIGSIVGLLSGDFIKLVIVSIIIATPLTWYVMNKWLQDFAYKISIQWWMFVLAGALAVVIAMITVSSQAIKAAVTNPVKSLKSE; encoded by the coding sequence ATGATAAAAAACTATCTTAAAATCGCCTGGAGAAACTTGCTGAAGAGTAAGCTGTTTTCCTTTATCAATGTCTTCGGTTTGTCCGTTGGGATGACCTGCTGTATGTTGTTACTGCTCTATATTTTGAGTGAAGTTTCCTTTGACAAACATCAGGAACATGCTGGTGAATTGTATCTGGTTCGCAGCGAAAACGTACGGTTTAGCGGAGAAAAAATGGATAATCCCCGTGCTCCGGCGCCTTATGCAGGTGCATTAAAACAAGAGTTTCCCGAAGTTGTACAGGTAACCCGGGCATGGATGAACTTCCTGGAAAACAAGACTTTGCTAAAAGTTATGGATTCGGGAAAAACGGTGAAATCTGTTTTTGAAACAAAGGGAGCCCATGTTGACTCCACGTTTTTCGATATGTTTTCTTATCAGTTTGTGGAAGGCGATCCTAAAACAGCTTTGAATGATCCTCATTCGGTGGTATTGTCAGAAGATGTTGCCAGCAAACTTTTTGGCAATGAATCAGCTTTGAACAAAACGATTAATGTCGGTGGAACAGACGGTAATGCGGAAAACTTCAAAGTGACAGGTGTGTACAAAGATGAAAGTGCACGATCACATTTCGATGCGCGCTACTTTATGCCAATGATGTCGGGCTGGGTGGGAAATTATATGCGGGAAGGAAACCACGACTTTTCTAACAACAACATGTTTTACACCTACATCAGGGTAAAACCAGGAACTGATCCTGATAAATTCAATAAAAAGCTTCCTGCATTTGTGGATAAATATGCCGGAAAAGATACAAAAGCTGCGGGTTACACAAAGCATATGAGTTTACTTGCGGTGACGGATATTCACTTGTTTAACAAGATCACAGACATCATTACTCCGACTACCAGCTCAACATATCTGTATGTATTGGCTTCAATTGCCATTTTTACGTTGCTGATCGCTTGTATTAATTTCATGAATCTTGCCACGGCGCGGTCGGCGAAACGGGCGGCGGAAGTTGGTATCCGAAAAGTGATGGGAGCTGGAAAAGGAGGGTTAATCGGCCAGTTTTTGGGCGAATCCATGGTGCTTACGTTTCTGGCTTTGATTTTTGCTGTAGTATCAGTGGTTTTGTTTTTACCGTTATTCAATCAGCTTTCGGATAAAACTTTGCTTGTTTCGGATCTTTTCAAACCCGAAATAGTTGTTGCATTCATCGTATTGGCCATATTGACCGGACTGTTATCAGGAAGTTATCCGGCTTTTTATTTATCGGTTTTTAATCCGCTTGATGTTATAAAAGGAAAGTTTGTCAACTCGGTTTCTGCAACGGCGTTAAGACGCGGACTTGTTGTATTTCAGTTCGTAATTTCAATCGGACTTGTGGTTGCGACAATGGTGATCCAGGGACAAATCAGTTTCATGCGAGATCAACCATTGGGTTTTACAAAAGACCAGCAAATTGTAATTCCATTGCGTAGCGAGCAGGCAAAAAAAGCTTATTCGTCTCTCCAAAATGAAATTCTGCAGAACAACCAGATTGCGTCCGCGTCGGGCACTTCGTATTATCCTGGAATCAAAAATCCAAGTGATATGTCAGTATATCGTTCGGATCAGAGTATGAACGAAGGCTCGATTGTTAAAACAAACTGGGTTGCGCCGGACTTTATGAAAACGATGGGATTCGAAATGGCTGCGGGCAGAATGCTTTCAGCAGAGTTTCCGGGTGATACAAATTTTAAAATGGTGGTTAATGAAGCCACGATCCGAAAATTTGGCATTCCGCTTGACAAAGCTGTTGGTTCAAAACTTAATTTTAATCAGGATGAGGGTAAATCGCAGGGAATTGAGATTGTGGGTGTTGTAAAAGATTTCCACTTTGCAGATTTGCATCAGGCCATTGAACCCTATGCGTTATTCCCACAGTTTAACAACGATTTTAATTACATCATTGCCCATGTGAATACCGCAGAAGTTGGGAAAGTGCTGCCGTTTCTGGAAACCAAATGGAAATCAATGGTGCCTGATGAGCCATTTTCTTACAGCTTTTTGAATGAAGATTTTCAAAGAAATTATACCGCCGATGCAAGAACGGCACGTATAGTAAATTCATTCACAATCATTTCCATTCTGATTTCTTGTTTGGGATTGTTTGGACTGGCCACATTTGCAGCGCAGCAGAGAATTAAAGAGATAGGCGTTCGAAAAGTTTTGGGTGCTTCAATCGGAAGTATCGTTGGATTACTTTCAGGTGATTTTATCAAACTTGTTATCGTTTCCATCATCATCGCAACGCCTCTTACCTGGTATGTAATGAACAAATGGTTGCAGGATTTTGCTTATAAAATCAGCATTCAGTGGTGGATGTTTGTTTTGGCGGGAGCACTTGCAGTTGTGATTGCGATGATTACGGTAAGTTCGCAAGCAATTAAGGCGGCGGTTACAAATCCAGTGAAGTCTTTGAAATCGGAGTAG